In Melospiza melodia melodia isolate bMelMel2 chromosome 9, bMelMel2.pri, whole genome shotgun sequence, the genomic window GCCGCCCCCGTCCCGccggcagggctgctgcaggtggTGAAGCAGTGCGTGCGGGTCCCGGTGTTCGTCATGATCCGGCCCCGCGGCGGGGATTTCCTCTACTCGGACCGGGAGGTGGAGGTGATGAAGGCCGACATCCGCCTGGCTAAGCTGCACGGCGCTGACGGGCTCGTGTTCGGGGCCCTCACCGAGGACGGGCGCATCGACACCGAGCTCTGCACGGCGCTGCTGGGTGAGGGCGAGCTCTGCGCCTGGCGGGGCTGTGGTGCTGCTCCGGGCTTGGGTCTGTGCGTCCTGTCTGCGGTGTTGCCATCTCTTTCCACCGCGTTCGGTTTTGTGTCCTGCCTTGCCTCTGAGACATTCAATACTTTAGAAACTTTGCGGGCCGAGGGCCACAGCCCCAAGCCATTGACACACACTTTGAGGCCGCCTGGGACAGAATAGCAAAGTGTAGGAAGGCTTAGGTGATCTACTTTGACCTGTTGAATTTTCTCTCTCGTTTTCTTTGTCCTTTGTTCTTTTCCTTATGTCCTTGCTGCAGGTGTCTAGGACAGGTATCTCCTGGACTTTGGCCTTGTGTGTAGCTGGCAATTCATCTTCATTTTTCTCTATTAACACAAACAGGGAGAAAAGATTGCAAGAGAGAGGTGTGAACACATGAAAAGCTGCAGTGGGAGACGGTTAGCCCAGACCACAAGCATGCAGAAGGAGATTCTGTTTCTGGCTGCATGTTTTTGGGGAGCTACAGCCAAAGCTAAAGAGGGCTAGGCCTTTCCCTGGTGGTGTGGTACTGAGGCTCTCGTACAAAGGGCAATGTGCTATAAGGAGTGCGGCAAAGGAAAAGGGTCTTGCCAGGACTGAGCCGGGAGCAGCTGGGTATCTTTTTGTAGAAATAAATAAACTTTGCTCAGTAAGTAGAGGACCCCGGGTGAAGCTTGCTGTGGTCTGAGAACAGAAATTGTAGGTAGTGAAAGAAATCACAAAAATCAGCTCCACTCCTTCCAAAGAGCAATGGTCCTGGCCTTTCCCCAGGTAGCTCATAGAACTTCCCTGCTTCCTTCCTGCTGAGAAACACATCTGTGGTGGGAATGAAGGTTCTGCATGTCCGAGACAGGATGGGGGATTTTGGTGTTGCCCATAAAACCAAAGGTTTGTTGCTTTCTCAAAGGGCAGAAGAACTCTTCCCCACAAGGAATCCTGGATGAGCAGCATTGTTCCCAGCAAGAATgggggctctctgagctccccaCAAACGGCTTGGGAAGCCTTGGCCCTCCTGTGTGTcctgtgtgtttgtgtttctAGCACAAGGGGCTCTGTTCCAGCCCTGACTGACCACTTGTGCTCTTTTGCAGCCGTGTGCCGTCCCCTGCCCGTCACGTTCCACCGCGGTGAGTGggcagggctgctgtccctgtgtgtgtcccactGCTGGGGGAGGGAGGGCCTGGGAGGGAGCTGAGTTTGATCTTTTGGGTTGTTCTCTGGAGAGGGAGAGCTCTGCAGGCTGTGCTATTCCCCACAAGAGAAAAGGTCTGGGGGCTCAGGTTTGGGAGCTGAGGTCTCATTGCCCTGTGAGAGAGGAGGTGTCTGAGGAGCTGGGtatgccctggcactgctgcaagGGGAGTGTTACAGTCAGGAACTGaacccagggtgtgagcaggatCCTTCCTATCTCTGCCTTTGGGGAGCTGGCTGAGGGACAGGGCTTGAGCACAATGAACTGGGCGATTTCTGAGCTGCTGTTCTGGTCCCTCAGCCTTTGACATGGTGCATGACCCTCTGGTGGCACTGGAGACCCTGATTTCCCTGGGCTTTGAGAGGGTGCTGACGAGTGGCTGTGACAGCTCAGCACTGGAAGGATTGTCCTTGATTAAGAGGCTTGCAGAACAGGTGAGTGCTTGCTGTGCTCTGCTGAGTTACTGTGGCTgctccctggcactgcctgcaggcagctgctTTATGGTATCCCTCATTTCTGGAAGGGAATCCTCTCAAGGACTGCTTGCCTTCCCTCTCTTGCTTGGCTTTAATCTGTTTCCCCAAGTCCATTTAGGCTGGGCCCCAAAGTCTCCCACAGCAAAAACTGGTTGGGTTCTTGCTTGCAGATTTGGGGAGGGTGGTGGGAGTTGGTTTAAACAGCAGAGTGAGGTCCCTGATGAGTGTCTCACTGCTCCTTTTAGGAAAGTGCAACAGGTGAGGTAGCAAGGTGGGATGGAGAGGTAGGAGAGAATGGTGCCAGGTTGTCTTAGAGGTAACTGCAAGTTCTTTTCCacttttcattttaaaacatgAATAGTACAAAAAAGATGGGTAAGAGCACATAAACTGTAGACCATGGTGACATCCATGAGCTTATGGAAAGTGCTGCATGTGAGGTTTCTTTGCTGCCTCACAAACGCATGTGTGGATGTGGTCCTCAGTAATATCCCTGACATGTATGTTACTCTTCTTTCAGGCAAAGGGCAGAATTGTGGTGATGCCAGGTAATGTTTGTCATCTGTACCAGGTCCTGCAATCCTTAGCCTTTCCCTGCTAGCCTCCTTGCCCTGGATTCCTTGCCCTGGAATCCACTTCCTGATTTGGCTTTCTGAGCCAgctgcccaggaggagcagctcctgtcctGGAGTGAGTAAAGGCCATGCAGCCTGTTGGGGAGGTCACAGCCCTGCTCTATTGctccctgcagggtttggggacagctCTGGATCTGTGGGAGGGCATAGCCAAGGCTTCTCCCGTCCCTTTTCACTTGCCCGTGTCTCTGTTGTCCCAAGGGCTGTTTTTCCCCTTCAGTGTATGTGGCTCCTGTCCCTTAGTGGTGAGGTCCCGGGGTGGTGGCGAGTCTGGAACAGTGTCACTGCTCGGTGTGTGACATCTGGCTTGTTCCCACCAGGAGGTGGCATCACGGAGCGCAACCTGCAGAGGATTCTGGAAGGCTCCACTGCTTCCGAGTTTCACTGCTCTGCTCGCTCAGCTCGGGACTCAGGGATGAAGTTCAGGTAACTGATTATTTGTCTTTATTTTCACCGAAATCTGTGAGGGAAAGGCTAATGAATGTGAGCATGGGTTTGTAGAACTGGCATTAATTTCAAACAGCTTCCTGAGTGCTAGTTGTGCTTTTCTGTTTGGGATCATGGTGCCTGATATTCTGCAGTGTATGAATCCAGCAGTGCTCCTCACATGGACGTGAGTTCCACGCAGAACCAGATCCTTGGGGCATTTCTCTTGCTAGTGCCACCCTAGGAGTTCTGAGGGCACTTGGGAAGGTGGGTTGTGGTTTAGTTGCCTTA contains:
- the CUTC gene encoding copper homeostasis protein cutC homolog isoform X2; its protein translation is MTISRRVTGSAEQRPPRAASAGMDDGFLMEVCVDSVESAVNAERGGLLQVVKQCVRVPVFVMIRPRGGDFLYSDREVEVMKADIRLAKLHGADGLVFGALTEDGRIDTELCTALLAVCRPLPVTFHRAFDMVHDPLVALETLISLGFERVLTSGCDSSALEGLSLIKRLAEQAKGRIVVMPGGGITERNLQRILEGSTASEFHCSARSARDSGMKFRNPNVAMGASFSAPEYSIKVADVAKVRTLNAIAKNIL
- the CUTC gene encoding copper homeostasis protein cutC homolog isoform X1; the protein is MTISRRVTGSAEQRPPRAASAGMDDGFLMEVCVDSVESAVNAERGGAGRIELCAGLVEGGTTPSMGLLQVVKQCVRVPVFVMIRPRGGDFLYSDREVEVMKADIRLAKLHGADGLVFGALTEDGRIDTELCTALLAVCRPLPVTFHRAFDMVHDPLVALETLISLGFERVLTSGCDSSALEGLSLIKRLAEQAKGRIVVMPGGGITERNLQRILEGSTASEFHCSARSARDSGMKFRNPNVAMGASFSAPEYSIKVADVAKVRTLNAIAKNIL